The window tgctgACACAGTTAAAgccaccagtgcctctactttctcaggaggctacgcaaattcggcatgtccactacaaccatcaccaacttctacagatgcaccatagagagcattctgcttgcgtcacagcttggtgtggctcctgctctgtccaagaccgcaagaaactacaaagggttgtgaatgaaggccAGTCCTTCAAATTCAATTTAATTGCAGTTGCCCTGAGGCTCTCTCCTAACGGCAGGCAGGCAATCAGCTGAACACTTGCTTGCCCCAAGAATTGCCCAAGTGGGAAGAATCCTTGATTAAGTCAATAAGGACATgtgccatcatgcaaaccagcctcccatccattgactctgtctacacttcccagtgcctcggaaaagcagccagcataatcaaggaccgtacgcaccccggatattctctcttccaccttcttcagttgggaaaacgatacaaaagtttgagatcacgtaccaaccaactcaagaacagcttcttccatcagacttttgaatagacctacctcacactaagttcatttttctctacaccctagctatgactgtaacactaaatcctGCACttgcgtttccttctctatgtacggcatgctttgtctgtataacgcacattaaaaaaatacttatcactgtatgctgatacatgtgacaataaatcactaGATTTTAATccttcaagtgcttatccagtgtccctttgaaagccacaattgaatctgtttCTGCCACGCTCCCAGGCTGTGCATTGCAAATCATCCATTTGCTGAGTAAAAAAGAAAGTTCcccattttttttctttattctttcatgggatgcaggtatccctggcaaggccagtgtttgttcctcatcccttattgccctttaaTTGAGTGCAATTaacagtcaactgcattgctgtgggactggagtcacatgtaggccagaccaggtaaggatggcagatttccttccctaaaggatattggaTTTTTTCCATCGATTTATTGTTCTGTGGTCaacatcactgagactagctttatattccagaattATTAACCGAATTCAGATTCCGccagctgcagtggtgggatttgaacccacgctcgCAGAGCATGAGCCTGGATTATCCAGTGACAttcccactctgccaccatctccccatatccTTATGTTGCTATTGGGCCCTTTGCCAACCACTTTCTATATGCGTCCTCTGATTTCCaatccttccatcaatgggaactttatccactctgtcccttgtGACTGAAGCTTCATTTTACATTATGAATCACTTGGTGAGCATTacataaacatagaaactggaagccacagtaggctattcggcccttcgagcctgttccgcaattcttttaaactttaaaaagaatatttattagtgtcacaagtaaggcttacattaacactgcaatgaagttactgtgaaattcccctagtcgccacactccggcacctgttcgggtcaatgcaccctaaccagcacgtctttcagactgtgggaggaaatcggagcacccggaggaaacccacgctgacatggggagaatgtgcaaactccacacagacagtgacccgagccgggaatcgaatccgggtccctggcgctgtgagacagcagtgctaacccactgtgccacccaattcattatgatcatggctgataaattaaatatcctgatttctgcccccccccccccccccccaccccactccgtatccctcgctccctttagccccaagagctatatctaatttcttcttgaaatcacacaacgttttggcctcgactactttctgtggtagtgaattccacacattcaccaccctctgagtgaagaaacttctcctcacctcagtcctaaaaggtttaccccttatcctcattaCTTAGTGTCTTTCACCTCCTCAACAAATTGCAAAGACTCCTCCACTATCCAGTTATTTAAGCACTGTTTTGTGGAGGCACTGTTTTATTGGGCAATGCTGGTAGACATTTGCAGTCATGTATGGGATGAATACTGGCCAGAAAAGTGGGAGATTGCCCCTTGCTGTGCCACATAGTCTGCCTGAACGTGGAAATAGGTTCTTTGTGTCATGTTGCATCTGACAAATGACACAGTTGGCAATGTGGCACGTCTTACTAATGCAATGAAAGGTCAATTGGACTATtggctggagtggaacttgaacttcTCAACCGTCTGTCCTGGAAGTGAGAGAGCCAAGCTCATCTAAAAAGTGAAGGACGAGGTGCCTACCACGTTCCCACTACATTCTGAACAcaacaaagactatttcctcgggtggatggagctattacaagggggcataactatagggttcgtggtgggagatataggaaggatatcagaggtaggttctttacgcagagagtggttggggtgtggaatggactgcctgtagtgatagtggagtcagacactttaggaacatttaagcggttattggataggcacatggagcacaccaggatgatagggagtgggatagcttgatcttggtttcaggtaaagctcggcacaacatcgtgggccgaagggcctgttctgtgctgtactgttctatgttctatgttctaacaggtgAAATACTGCACATGACATAACCAGTATGTTGACTTGAAAGATTCAAGTCTTGGATAtgtttgggggtggcacggtggcacagtggttagcactgctgcctctcagcaccagggacctgggttcgattcccggccttgggtcactgtctgtgtggagtttgcacattctcccagtgtctgcatgggtttgctccaggtgctccagtttcctcctacactccaaagatatgcgggttcggtggattgggcatgctaaattggccccgagtgtcagggggactggctagggtaaatgcaaggggttatggggatagggtatgggtgggattgtggtcggtgcagactcaatgggccaaatggcctccttctgcgctgtagggattctatgattctatattgacCAAATAAAAGTGCCGTCACTTCTATTATGTAGgagacacagcagccaatttgtgcacagcaagctcccacaaactccAATGTGACAATGAGCAAACAAATGtgctgttgactgagggataaatattgtttaGGACACCGGGGATAATTCCTTTGCTCTTCCTTGAAAtcactgtgggtggcacagtggttagcattgctgcctcacagcgccaggaacctgagttcgattcccagcttaggtcactgtctgtgcggagtctggacattctccccatgtctgcgtgggtttcctccgggtgctctggtttcctcccacagtccaaaagacgtgctggttagggtgcgttggccgtgctaaattctccctcagtgaacctgaactgTGCCACCAAGATGgcacaactttcaccaacttttacagatgcaccataggaagcattctttctggatgtatcactcctgctctgcccaagaccgcaagaaactacaaaaggtcgtgaatgcaaccccctccatcacgcaaaccaacctcccatccattgactctgtctaacttcccgctgcctcggcaaagcagccagcatcattaagaaccccacgcatcgcggacattctctcttccactgccttccttcgggaaaaagatacaaaagtctgaggtcacgtaccaaccgacccaagaacagcttcttccctgctgccatcagacttttgaatggacctactttgtattaagttgatctttctctacaccctatagctatgactgtaacactacgttctgcactctctccttctctatgaatggtatgctttgtatagcgcgcaagaaacaatacttttcactatgttaatacacgtgacaataataaatcaaacaggcaccggagtgcggcgactaggggattttcacagtaacttcattgcagtgttattgtaagcctacttgtgacactaataaaataaactttattatagGATCCTTTATGTTCACATGAGAGAGCAGGTTTAACATCTCAACTGAAAGACAAACCTCTGACAGTACAGGACTCAGTCTAGATTGGTCTTTGGAGTGGTATTTAAACCTGTAACCTTTTGACTCGGTGACATGGCTGACACTCGAGTCATAGCTGAACGCTCTTCCTATTTTTGATCACAAGTAGAGGATTAAAATTCTAACATGCGGTAGGTACAATAATGAAAAAGATTGTGACCTGGAGAGAAACTGGCACCCGACAGGATTGTCCAAAAgggttggcacagtgattagcactgctgcctcacagcaccagggacccgggttcaattcctggctttgggtcactgtctgtgcggagtctgcacgttctgcccagtgtctgcgtgggtttcctcccacagtccaaagaggttaggtggattggccatgctaaattgaccttcggtgtgcggttacatggatagggcctgggtgggattgttgtccgtacaGGTTTGATGGcctaaatggcctccacctgcattatagggattctatgacagatgGATTATGCACTCACCTCAAAATGTGGCCAGTTGGTTGGCATCCCCGGACCATGTGTATTTCGCCACCATTTCAAATCATTCTGCTCGTTTACTGATAGTACGGTCTGTTGTAAGTCCTTAAATATAGACCGGAAGCTGCAGAGAGAATGCGGAATGGTAATTAATAaggacatttcatagaatccctacaatgcagaggaggccattcaacccatcgagtttgtaccgaccacaatccaccctggccctattcccataaccccacttatttactcagctaaaccccctgacactaagggacaatttaacatggccaatgcacctaacccgcacatctttggactgtgggaggaaacccatgcagacacgggggagaatgtgcaaactccgcacagacagtgactgaggccgaaattgaacctgggtccctggcgctgtgaggcagcagtgctaaccaccatgctgcccaaatacCTTATACCTCAGTCTATCTTTGAGGTGAGGTGCAGCCCTCAACTAGGAACCCAAGTGGGCTGAATGCTAACCAGTGGGCCATTTCTTTTTAAAGGAACTTAATTGGCTCATTAATGATTACAGTAGCTGGGAATACATACAAGAAGGGAAAATAATTCTCGATCTAAAAGTTTAAACCATAGGACTTTTGTCCAGTTGTGCAGCAAAATAAGCAGCTGGTTGATGAATAAGACAATTATGTTTTATTTTTGGGATCGAAAAGCACTGAAAACAATGTTGTTTACAAGGCTCTAGTTTTGTTCCCGGACGGTTCTAACTCTTGGTGAAGTTCACAGCTATCAACTGTACCGTGACCAAGTAACCATTCTCCACATGTGGGCTTAGGCAGAAGGTGTCACTGACTCGACGGGGGCCTGGTCCGGCCCCGACTCGACGGGGGCCTGGTCCGGCCCCGACTCGACGGGGGCCTGGTCCGGCCCCGACTCGACGGGGGCCTGGTCCGGCCCCGACTCGACGGGGGCCTGGTCCGGCCCCGACTCGACGGGGGCCTGGTCCGGCCCCGACTCGACGGGGGCCTGGTCCGGCCCCGACTCGACGGGGGCCTGGTCCGGCCCCGACTCGACGGGGGCCTGGTCCGGCCCCGACTCGACGGGGGCCTGGTCCGGCCCCGACTCGACGGGGGCCTGGTCCGGCCCCGACTCGACGGGGGCCTGGTCCGGCCCCGACTCGACGGGGGCCTGGTCCGGCCCCGACTCGACGGGGGCCTGGTCCGGCCCCGACTCGACGGGGGCCTGGTCCGGCCCCGACTCGACGGGGGCCTGGTCCGGCCCCGACTCGACGGGGGCCTGGTCCGGCCCCGACTCGACGGGGGCCTGGTCCGGCCCCGACTCGACGGGGGCCTGGTCCGGCCCCGACTCGACGGGGGCCTGGTCCGGCCCCGACTCGACGGGGGCCTGGTCCGGCCCCGACTCGACGGGGGCCTGGTCCGGCCCCGACTCGACGGGGGCCTGGTCCGGCCCCGACTCGACGGGGGCCTGGTCCGGCCCCGACTCGACGGGGGCCTGGTCCGGCCCCGACTCGACGGGGGCCTGGTCCGGCCCCGACTCGACGGGGGCCTGGTCCGGCCCCGACTCGACGGGGGCCTGGTCCGGCCCCGACTCGACGGGGGCCTGGTCCGGCCCCGACTCGACATCCATACGTGTTGAAagtgcacggtggcacggtggttagcaccgctgcctcacagcgaaagggacctgggttcaattcaggtctcgggtcactgtctgtgtggagtttgcacgttctccccgtgtctgcgtgggtttcctccgggtgctccgatttcctcccacagtccaaagatgtgtgggttaggtggattggccatgctaaattgccccttagtgtcagggggattagcagggtaaatgtatggcgttaagggaataggacctgggtgggattgtgattggtgcagactcgatgggccgaatggcctcctcctgcactgtcgggattctatgatctcagcaGGAGTGAACAGCGATCAAAGTGTAGCTCTCCAACACCTGGTCCAATTCTTAGTATCTCGGGTGGAGCTAGCCCTGTCAGTCATCAACTTATTGCTCATCTCACATAGTCATTCAGCCCGCGGAGCTCTCTGGAGAGCAATCCAGTTCTCTCTCACTatcctgtagccctgcaagtttattactCTCAAGTGCcatccaatttccctttgaaatcaGTGATTGTCCCTGCTAACAGCATCCCACCGCTGGCAAATATCCATTGCATCCAAGGAAGAGATAGATAATTTGTTACATTTTTGCCTACAGCCATACTAGTCTGAGAATGTCCGATCTCGGCAGCTAAGCAGACTCAAGCCTGGTtggtacttggatgggagaccgtctgcgaataccaggtgcagtaggctatcgcttctcgaccttttggctaagatcaagcctaagatggggtacaatgcctcatcttgtcagcttggatcttatttgtgtctctctctctctcttgaggaTCACAAATTGGGTTCAGTTGGATCTTGAATTTGGATTTGGGAGCAAGCAAGGACTGGATTGGTTTtccccggtccattctgagcattggctttgtaactttaaggatggagtaaaaaatgttttttttaaaaaaacaggagtTCCAGTTGTCTACCACTCAATGCCCAAGAAGGTTCTTCCTCACGTCCTCCCTGAAATCCTGTTTCCCTTAGTCCTTGCAACGTCAGCTCATGGGAACAGCTTGTCTCTTATGGTAAAGATGATTTGGAGGACTGGAATGTAGCTTCAACCTCACCTTTCATTGTTGGTGACATCGAGGTGCCGGTGAATGGACAAGAAGATCTGTTTGAGAAAGATGATGCGTTTCTGCTCCATCTGCTGACTCTGGTCAAAGACCATCTCCATCTCCTCCATGTATTTTGGATTGTACTTGTTTAAGTCTTCCATTGTCTTTGTGTAGCGCAGCTTAACCTTGACGTGGGAGAGAATGGAGAAGACAGAAGATGAGTGGGCAAAGAGACACATCCCCTACCCCTAccccacacaacacacacacaccccaatggTGTCAGCAGCTGCTCTCTCACCTCTTATTTTTGGTAGGTTGAGGGTTTAAGTCAGAGTCCGGAGTCTTGAGCatgtacaatacagaaggagtgctacactgtcagaaatGCCATCTTTTTTAAAATAGTGTCACtaagtggggcggcatggtggttagcactgctgccttacatcgccagggacccaggttcgattccggcctcgggtcactgtctatgtggagtttgcatgttctccctgtgtctgcgtgggtttcctccgggtgctccagtttcctcccacagtccaaaggtaatgtaagcctacttctgacgaataaacttcactttaaagtaaagtagacttacattaacactgcaatgaagttactgtgaaaatcccctagtcgccacactccagtgcctgtttaagtacaccgagggagaatttagcgcagacaatgcacctagccagcacatctttcggattgcgggaggaaaccggagcacccggaggaaacccacgcagacacggggagaatgtgcagactccacacagacaatgatccaagccaggaatcaaacccgggtccctggcgctgtgagttaaaagtactaactactgtgccaccttgtcgcctGAGATGTGATGTTAAACTCAAGTTCCTTCTTATCCTCAAGTTGGGCAAAAGATCCTctgacactatttcaaagaagtgcAGGGGAGTGCTCTTGACTAATATACATCCTTCATCCAAAACATCACTAAAATAGACCAACTGGCCATTACAATAATGTGGGACCTttcaaaaagtgcttcattggctgtaaaattagctgcatgggtttcctccgggtgctctgatttcatcccacagtccaaaagacgtgctgattaggtggattggccatgctaaattgaccctaatgccagggggattagcggggtgaatatgtggggttgcgagagtacggcctgagtgggattgtgatcggtgcagactcgatgggctaaatggcctccttctgcactgcagggattctatgaaaaaaagtgTTTTGGGATAGCAGAGGTTGTGTGACAGACTAAAGAAGTTCATGTCTTTGAAAGTTATTTATTGATCAACAGTGAGAATGATAAAACCCTGAGCAAATAAACTGCTCCATCAATCACGGGTTCAATGTCACCAATTGTGGCATGCATGGCTGGGATGGCTTGTGCATGAGCGATTGTTAGCTTTGTACATTGATTGATGCGACACATTCCCAAGCGTTGACAATGTAAGCACATCAAAAATATTGGTGGCGTCCTCAGCTGGCCTTTAGAAACTGAACACCGCTGTTAGCTAAATTTCAATGTTATGTTGGTGGAGCTGGCATTGGGACTTCTGCAGGAGACTTGTATGATATCATCTAAACCCTTTGGTGATCtggtagaatagaatagaatcctacactgcagaagagcccatttggcccatcgagtcagcaccgaccacaatcccacccaggccctatccccataaccccctccccatgcatttaccctagctagtcccccccccccccccgacactaagggtcaaatttagcacggccaatccacctaacccacacatctttggagtgtgggaagaaaccggagcacccggaggaaacccacgcagacacggggagaatgtgcaaactccacacagacagtgacccaagcctgggaatcgaagccaggtccctggcgctgtgaggcagcagtgctaaccactgtgccaccgtggcgcccatGGTAGTGCAGTACGTTgtacataagttcataagatataggaccattcagcccctcgaacccgcTTCACCACTCAATCAGATCAGGACCCATCTATATCCATttggttcataagttcataagatataggagcagaattagaccattcagcccatcgagtccattccgccattcaatcgtggctgatatgctcctcatccccattgtcCAATAAATTCAGAAGATATAGGAGGTTTGGATATCTGAGGCTGGATTTCTGAAGCTGAATGCAGACAGACCAGAGGGTGCACAGGCCCAGAAAAGGGGAGCATTATATTAATAGAGATGTTGTCTTAAGCACTCAACTGCAATTTacatgggtgtaaaagatcctatggGATGATTTGAGAAGAGCAGCAGATTTCTCCCACCGCCCTGGGAGAATTATCTGCCAGTTATCACCAACAAATTGACCAAACATTCATCTCAGTAGATTTGCGGGCAGTTGCTGCACAGAACTTGGCGGCTGAGTTTGCTTAggggaaaccaaaagagaaaatctcagcaggtctggcagcatctgtaaggtgagCAAAGAActgccgtttcgagtccagatgaccctttgtcaaagctggaaatCCATTACGGTGTCCGcgcgcaggttcgaatcctgccgacTACGTAATTCCCAATTAAGTTTCGCCACGTCCCCTTGCAAAGACTGGTGCCTTATGTCACCTTGGGCTTAGACAAAGGGTCGTCTGTacatgaaacgtcagctcttttctctccttacagatgctgctagacctgctgagattttccagcattttctcttttggtttcagattccagcattcgcagtaatttgcctttatccaGAGTGTGCTCagggtgtcagctgtggctcagcaaGTAGCACTCGCACCTCAGAATCAGATAGTCTGTGGTCCAAGTCTCAACATCCAGGCTGACTCTCCCAATGCAGTAccaaggcagtgctgcactgtcagaggtgctgccttccAGGTAAGGTGTTAAtgatcaggtgcattgacccaaacaggcaccagaatgtggcgactaggggaatttcacagtaacttcattgcagtgttaatgtaagccttacttgtgactaataaataaataaactttcatttgTCATTTGCACactgacggcacagtggttagcactgctgcctcacagcgccagggacccgggttcaattcccagcttgggtcactgtcaatgcggaccttgcacattcttcccatgtctgtgtgggtttcctccgggtgctctggttttcctcccactatccaaagatgtgcaggttaggtgaattggccatgctaaatttccccttcgtgtccaaagaagtgcaggttaggtggattggccatgctaaattgtcccttagtgtccgaagatgcaTAGAGTAGATGTATTAGCCATATTAAATATGCAGGATTATGGGATTAAGGCAGAGGAGGGGGCCtgcgtaggatgctctgttggagagtcagtgcaggctcgatgggccaaatggactgtcGGGCTTCTATGATCTCAAgagactttttttttcaaaagagcAATGTCATTGTCCCCAGTATCCAGGCCAATGTTAATCCCTCGATCTATATCACCAAAACGCGTGATCTAATCTTCATCacctcattgctgtttgagggagcttgctgtgtacttcctatattacagcagtgactgcactCCAGAGTAcgtcattggctataaagcaatTTGAGTCATTCTAAggacatgaaaggcgctatataaatgcaagttttcttttgctattagcacacacacacaaaacactgaATTTCCGCTCTCACCTTTTCTGCTTCCTGGTTGCACTTCTCTCTCTGCCCGTGGAGTTTGCGCTGTTTTGATGCAGATGTTGTCTGATTggccctgccactgttttcccggACGATGGCCACCCGCTCCTTTTTGCGTTTGGCGTGGTACAGCTTCTTCAGCTTTTCCGTCTGTTAGAGAGGTTGAAGGGGAGTCTAGGTTAGCAACCCCATCTCAGACTCAGTGACAGGTGATTTGATAAGAGAGATAGAAAGTtaggacaggtttagataaaagtaaaagtaaagtttacttattaaccacaagttaacgctgcaatgaggttactgtgaaaatcccccagtcgccacactccggggacactgggggagaatttagcatagccaatgcaccctaatcagcaagtctttcggactgtgggNNNNNNNNNNNNNNNNNNNNNNNNNNNNNNNNNNNNNNNNNNNNNNNNNNNNNNNNNNNNNNNNNNNNNNNNNNNNNNNNNNNNNNNNNNNNNNNNNNNNNNNNNNNNNNNNNNNNNNNNNNNNNNNNNNNNNNNNNNNNNNNNNNNNNNNNNNNNNNNNNNNNNNNNNNNNNNNNNNNNNNNNNNNNNNNNNNNNNNNNtgagtgagtgtgagtgtgagtgtgagtgtgagtgagagtgtgtgtgtgtgtgagtgtgagtgtgtgtgtgtgagtgtgtgtgtgagtgtgtgtgtgagtgtgtgtgtgagtgtgtgtgagtgtgtgggtgtgtgtgagtgtgtgtgtgagtgtgtgtgagtgtgtgtgtgagtgtgagtgtgtgtgggtgtgtgtgagtgtgtgtgtgagtgtgtgtgtgagtgtgtgtgagtgtgtgtgtgagtgtgagtgtgagagtgtgtgagtgtgtgtgtgagtgtgtgtgtgagagtgtgtgagtgtgagtgtgtgtgagtgtgtgtgtgtgagtgtgagtgtgtgtgagagtgtgtgagtgtgtgtgtgagtgtgagtgtgtgtgtgagtgtgtgagtgtgtgtgtgtgagtgtgagtgtgtgtgtgtgtgagtgtgagtgtgtgtgtgtgagtgtgagtgtgagtgtgtgtgtgagtgtgagtgtgtgtgtgagtgtgagtgtgtgtgtgagtgtgtgagtgtgagtgtgtgtgtgtgagtgtgtgtgtgtgtgtgagtgtgtgtgtgtgtgagtgtgtgtgtgagtgtgagtgtgagtgtgtgtgcctcgAATGCAAGCTATTTGATTGTCACGGCCAGACGCATTCTTGCCTCCTTCAGTGTCTTTGCCAGTGCGCCTCCGGCCGAGGGCATCGGATGGTGATCAGGATTGAGAATCCGGGCTGATTTTACCCTCTGAAGCTGGGTGATGTTGAGGCCACTTGTAGATTCCCTGTAAAGAGCCGCCTACCTCAGCACGTGGCAGGGACCTCGCCTCGgattttgtgtgtgagagtgtgagtgtgtgtgagtgtgagtgtgtgtgagagtgtgagtgtgtgtgagagtgtgagtgtgtgtgagtgtgtgtgagagtgtgagtgtgtgagagtgtgagtgtgagtgtgtgtgagagtgtgagtgagtgtatgtgagtgtgtgtgtgagtgtgtgtgagagtgtgagtgtgtgtgagtgtgagtgtgtgtgagagtgtgagtgtgtgtgtgagtgtgtgtgagagtgtgagtgtgtgtgagtgtgtgtgagagtgtgagtgtgtgagtgtgagtgtgtgtgagtgtgtgtgagagtgtgtgtgtgagtgtgtgtgagagtgtgagtgtgtgtgagtgtgtgtgagagtgtgagtgagtgtgagtgtgtgtgagagtgtgtgtgtgtgtgtgtgtgtgagagtgtgagtgtgtgtgtgagagtgtgagtgtgtgtgtgtgagtgtgtgtgagtgtgtgtgtgagtgtgtgtgtgtgagagtgtgagtgtgtgtgagtgtgtgtgagtgtgagtgtgtgtgagagagtgtgagtgtgtgtgagtgtgtgtgtgagtgtgtgtgagtgtgtgtgagtgtgtgtgagtgtgtgtgtgagtgtgtgtgagagtgtgtgtgtgtgtgagtgtgtgtgagtgtgtgtgtgtgtgtgagagtgtgtgtgtgagtgtgtgtgtgtgtgtgtgagagtgagtgtgtgtgagagtgtgagtgtgtgtgtgagtgtgtgtgagtgtgtgtgtgagtgtgagtgtgagtgagtgtgtgtgtgtgtgtgagtgtgtgtgtgagtgtgagtgtgagtgagagtgtgtgtgtgtgagtgtgagtgtgtgtgtgagtgtgagtgagagtgtgtgtgtgtgtgagagtgtgtgtgagtgtgagtgtgagtgtgagtgagagtgtgtgtgtgtgtgagagtgtgtgtgagtgtgagtgtgagtgagag of the Mustelus asterias chromosome 21, sMusAst1.hap1.1, whole genome shotgun sequence genome contains:
- the LOC144509482 gene encoding protein kinase C and casein kinase II substrate protein 3 — protein: MPSAGGALAKTLKETEKLKKLYHAKRKKERVAIVRENSGRANQTTSASKQRKLHGQREKCNQEAEKVKLRYTKTMEDLNKYNPKYMEEMEMVFDQSQQMEQKRIIFLKQIFLSIHRHLDVTNNESFRSIFKDLQQTVLSVNEQNDLKWWRNTHGPGMPTNWPHFEEWSPEREKITDKKGKGKKEGDKVVLQSLSLSKGYSLGEDGTNIPGVRIRALYDYTSQESDELSFKAGQELTKVEDEDEQGWCKGYLDGGRIGLYPANYVEVMQ